One Sulfurimonas sp. HSL-3221 genomic window, CTTTGCGTCAAATGTTATGGTAATGGTCACGCCCCCGTCAGAAGCGATATCGCAGGTACCGTTATCCAGCCCTTTGACAAGGTCGGTGATCAGCATCATACCGATACCTTCGGACGTTTCCGAACGCTCCGGAAGCCCCTTGCCGTAATCCCGCACGATCAGATCGTAGCTTCCACGACCGCGCTGAACGAGTTTGATCAAGACCTCTCCGTGCTCCGTGCCGTCATAGGCATACTTGATGGCGTTGGTTACGCCTTCGTTGACGATCAGTCCGATCGACAATGCATTTCGGATTCCCAGCCTGATGGATTTCTCGCATTCGCAATGAATCTTTACCGCCGAGATTTTCTGGAGGTTCAGCGTCAGCATCTGCAGGTAGTGATGCATATCAATGTCTTCAAAATCCTCTGCGCTGTAAAGGTTTTCATGGACCATCGCCATCGCCCTCAGGCGGCCGATGTTTTCGGTGAAGTATTTGCGGTATTTCGGCTCTTCGATCTTCTCCGACTGCAGCCACAGCAGGCTCATGATGACCTGCATATTGTTTTTGACGCGGTGGTGAAGCTCCCGGAGCATGACTTCACGTTCCCGTGCCGTTTTCGCCAGGCGCACTTCATAATCCACGCGCATATGTTCGAAATAGTAGACGACGAACGAGATGGCGACATAGCCGATAAACATCTGGATCATGAGTCCCGCGGGAAAGATCGGATCGCCGATATTGAACGCGCTCAGCAGCAGCACGGCGCCGATACCGGATATATTCAGGATACTCCATCGGATCCCCCGCTTCAATCCGTGCTGGGCAAAAACGTAAATCGGCAGGGAGGCGGTCCAGAAGAGCGCGGAGTCCTTTTCAAACCCATCGATGTGCAGCGAGAGGATGGCGAGCCCCGAAATCACCCCGACCAGTATGCTGGAGGTCGTTTCCAATCTGACCCTGCGGGCACGGAACAGTATATTGTTTATCAGAATGGTTACGATCCCGAACAGCTCCAGGACGGCAAGCGTATTAAAACCGTGGGTCAGGTTGTTATAGATGTCCAGGGAGAGGACCAGGACCGCGAAGACCGTAATGAGGTTTGCAATGACGGAGCGTTTATACTCGATTGAATCTTCAGGATAGTCGATATTGTCACGGACAAAACTTTTACACCAGTGCGAGCAGAACATGCAGCCATCATAGCATGTTTTCTCTTGCGCCTGCCGCGATCGCCCTTTCCGGCTCACTTCCCGGGCTTATTCCCTCTGTCACGATCCTTCGCCTCTTCCACGCACGCGATCAGTTCCGTCTGCATATAGGCTCCCTGCAGCTTTGCGACCTGCTCGTCATGCCGCTCCTGCTGCTGCACATCCAGTCCAGTGTCGTTATCCGCTACTTTGTCGTAGATGCTCTGCATCGCCGACCCCGCAAGCGTTTCGGCGGAATCCGTATGGATCATCTCCCACAGTCCGTCGAGCCCGTTGGCGG contains:
- a CDS encoding sensor histidine kinase, producing the protein MFCSHWCKSFVRDNIDYPEDSIEYKRSVIANLITVFAVLVLSLDIYNNLTHGFNTLAVLELFGIVTILINNILFRARRVRLETTSSILVGVISGLAILSLHIDGFEKDSALFWTASLPIYVFAQHGLKRGIRWSILNISGIGAVLLLSAFNIGDPIFPAGLMIQMFIGYVAISFVVYYFEHMRVDYEVRLAKTAREREVMLRELHHRVKNNMQVIMSLLWLQSEKIEEPKYRKYFTENIGRLRAMAMVHENLYSAEDFEDIDMHHYLQMLTLNLQKISAVKIHCECEKSIRLGIRNALSIGLIVNEGVTNAIKYAYDGTEHGEVLIKLVQRGRGSYDLIVRDYGKGLPERSETSEGIGMMLITDLVKGLDNGTCDIASDGGVTITITFDAKDGQA